The following proteins come from a genomic window of Musa acuminata AAA Group cultivar baxijiao chromosome BXJ1-7, Cavendish_Baxijiao_AAA, whole genome shotgun sequence:
- the LOC135678214 gene encoding peroxisome biogenesis protein 22-like gives MAESTSESSDPAKGEELRDLVQRFMASLAEFSRRLPFDVDLQKLCSITTLAALAITLAFAWKLLRTPPEQQRRQRRRPSSSPNLSINNLHSDTSLRSSEVCSSSGDSRAQCAVNEFFQPLELALEQLVRRKLNEGRKVTCRLLGVVLDETTPEELQKQATVRSSVLEVLLQIAKFCDVYLMERVLDDESGERVLSALDDSGVFTAGGLIRDKVLFCGTENGRISFVRQLEPDWHVDTNAEIIHQLTRFIKYLLHVTPDRPQNTASNVFISRSLEQFFGDLDQR, from the exons ATGGCGGAATCGACCTCCGAGTCCTCGGACCCGGCGAAGGGGGAGGAGCTCCGGGATCTGGTGCAGCGGTTCATGGCGTCGCTCGCGGAGTTCTCCCGGCGCCTCCCCTTTGATGTCGATCTCCAG AAACTTTGTTCTATCACAACTCTCGCTGCTCTTGCTATTACACTAGCTTTTGCATGGAAGCTTTTGAGAACACCCCCAGAGCAACAACGAAGGCAACGCAGACGACCCTCCTCATCACCTAATCTTTCTATTAACAACTTACATTCTGATACAAGCCTGCGATCCTCTGAAGTTTGCTCTTCGTCTGGAGATTCAAGAGCACAATGTGCAGTGAATGAGTTCTTCCAGCCACTAGAg CTAGCTCTGGAACAGCTTGTGAGGCGTAAGTTGAATGAGGGACGAAAG GTAACATGCCGGTTACTCGGTGTAGTTCTTGATGAAACAACTCCAGAGGAGCTCCAG AAACAAGCAACAGTAAGGTCATCCGTGCTGGAAGTGCTTTTGCAGATCGCAAAATTTTGTGATGTTTATCTCATGGAAAGAGTTCTTGATGATGAAAGTGGG GAAAGGGTTCTTTCAGCGCTAGATGATTCTGGGGTCTTCACAGCTGGTGGTTTGATAAGAGATAAG GTTCTTTTCTGTGGCACTGAGAATGGGCGCATATCTTTTGTTCGGCAATTGGAACCTGATTGGCATGTTGATACAAATGCTGAAATTATACACCAATTAACT AGGTTCATTAAGTATCTACTTCATGTTACTCCGGACAGACCACAAAATACTGCTTCTAATGTGTTCATTTCGAGAAGTTTGGAGCA